In Deltaproteobacteria bacterium, the following proteins share a genomic window:
- the gatB gene encoding Asp-tRNA(Asn)/Glu-tRNA(Gln) amidotransferase subunit GatB, producing MNYETIIGLEVHAQLKTQTKLFCSCSTTFGAEPNSHTCPVCLALPGVLPVLNEKAVEYAIKAGLALNCNIQKKSVFARKNYFYPDLPKGYQISQYELPLCLGGQVDIELDGVKKSIHLTRIHMEEDAGKSLHDFGDDAYSHIDLNRACTPLIEIVSEPEMRSASEAATYLKRLRDILMYIDVCDGNMEEGSFRCDANVSIRPVGQEKFGTRTELKNINSFKFVEKAIHYEVERQKAVLADGGQVVQETRLYDNAKNITESMRSKEEAHDYRYFPDPDLLPLILTEDHIEKVHQTLPELGHQKALRFVEEYGIPEYDAGVLTAEKKIADYFETVAKATGDAKKSSNIIMTELMGLAAKGETPFENIPASELSVAIQKMLSGAISSKMLKDVVLEMNNSKASAESIINKMGAQVSDGSVLEAIIDQVIAANPGNLAQYKAGKDKLFGFFVGQVMKESKGKANPQMVNDLLKKKL from the coding sequence ATGAACTACGAAACCATCATCGGACTCGAAGTCCACGCCCAGCTTAAAACACAAACCAAACTCTTTTGCAGCTGCTCCACTACTTTTGGCGCAGAACCCAACTCGCACACCTGCCCGGTCTGCCTGGCTCTGCCGGGTGTGCTGCCGGTCTTGAATGAAAAGGCCGTCGAATATGCGATTAAAGCGGGACTCGCCTTGAATTGCAACATCCAGAAAAAAAGCGTGTTCGCCCGTAAAAATTATTTCTACCCCGATTTACCCAAGGGCTACCAGATTTCCCAGTATGAACTCCCCCTCTGTCTGGGCGGACAAGTGGACATTGAACTCGATGGAGTGAAAAAAAGCATCCATCTCACCCGCATTCACATGGAAGAAGATGCCGGAAAATCGCTGCATGATTTTGGCGACGATGCCTATTCGCACATCGATCTCAACCGGGCCTGCACCCCCCTGATTGAAATCGTGAGTGAACCGGAGATGCGCTCTGCTTCTGAAGCAGCCACTTACCTGAAGCGCCTTCGCGATATTCTGATGTATATCGATGTGTGTGATGGAAACATGGAAGAAGGGTCGTTTCGTTGTGACGCCAACGTCTCCATTCGCCCTGTAGGACAAGAAAAATTTGGAACACGTACCGAACTGAAGAATATCAATTCTTTCAAGTTCGTGGAAAAAGCCATCCACTACGAAGTGGAACGTCAGAAGGCGGTACTTGCGGATGGAGGGCAAGTGGTTCAAGAAACCCGTCTTTATGACAATGCAAAAAATATCACCGAGTCCATGCGCTCTAAAGAAGAGGCCCATGACTATCGCTATTTTCCGGACCCTGACCTGCTTCCTCTTATTTTGACAGAAGACCACATCGAAAAAGTGCATCAGACCTTACCAGAACTCGGACACCAGAAAGCCCTTCGATTTGTGGAGGAATATGGAATTCCCGAATACGATGCCGGGGTGCTCACTGCTGAGAAAAAAATCGCCGACTATTTTGAGACCGTCGCCAAAGCCACAGGAGACGCCAAAAAATCTAGCAACATCATCATGACCGAACTGATGGGACTGGCCGCTAAAGGGGAAACTCCTTTCGAAAACATTCCCGCCTCTGAACTTTCAGTGGCGATTCAGAAAATGTTGAGTGGGGCCATCAGCAGCAAGATGTTGAAGGATGTGGTTTTAGAGATGAACAACAGCAAGGCCAGTGCCGAAAGTATCATTAATAAGATGGGGGCTCAGGTTTCGGACGGCTCCGTTTTGGAAGCCATCATCGATCAGGTCATTGCCGCAAACCCTGGCAATCTGGCCCAATACAAGGCAGGCAAGGACAAGCTTTTTGGATTTTTCGTAGGACAGGTGATGAAGGAATCCAAAGGAAAGGCTAATCCGCAGATGGTGAATGACTTGTTGAAGAAAAAGCTTTAA
- a CDS encoding twin-arginine translocase TatA/TatE family subunit, with protein sequence MKKIFLLPLLLLSACHVTGSNQTQSPQTQPQPLIPAPVTAPLLESRPAEKIGQQIDQGLQQMGSKVGEGLKSLGDAVRESRQKIGQGVQQQIDSGKINQVLQKAGDEMSQQLKEAAEEIRRTGDEIQHDLGETQRAD encoded by the coding sequence ATGAAAAAAATATTTCTTCTCCCTTTACTTTTGCTCAGTGCCTGTCACGTGACTGGATCTAATCAAACTCAATCCCCTCAAACTCAGCCTCAACCGCTTATTCCTGCACCTGTGACGGCCCCTTTGCTCGAATCAAGACCTGCCGAAAAAATCGGTCAGCAAATTGATCAGGGTCTGCAGCAAATGGGTTCAAAAGTAGGAGAAGGGCTTAAATCCCTGGGGGATGCGGTCCGTGAAAGCAGACAAAAGATTGGTCAGGGAGTTCAACAGCAGATTGATTCTGGAAAAATCAACCAAGTGCTTCAAAAGGCGGGCGACGAAATGAGCCAGCAGTTGAAGGAAGCTGCGGAAGAAATCAGAAGAACAGGAGATGAAATCCAACATGATCTAGGCGAGACTCAGAGAGCGGACTAG
- the ilvD gene encoding dihydroxy-acid dehydratase — MSKILNKYSSRLTQDKNQPASQAMLYGLGLTEEDLAKPFIGIASTGYEGNTCNMHLNDLAKLCKQSCTDAGLVGLIFHSIGVSDGISMGTEGMNFSLQSREIIADSIETVMAAHWYDANISVVGCDKNMPGSIIAVGRLNRPSIMVYGGTISPGKFHDKILDIVSAFEGLGEYVAGKIDEKELKGVLQHACPGAGACGGMYTANTMASAIETLGMSLPYSSSYPATSPEKKEECLKRVGAAIRVLLEKNITPSQIITQKSMENAITMVMALGGSTNAVLHMIAIAKSVGLKLTLDDFQRISDKTPFIADLKPSGKYVMEDLCKVGGVPAVQKLLLKEGFLHGDCLTVTGKTLAENLETCPDLPEDQKVIVPLSDPIKKTGHLQILYGNISPEGSVAKITGKEGLSFTGKANVFESEEEACEALLAKKIKKGDAIVLRYEGPKGGPGMQEMLKVTALVMGAELGNDVALITDGRFSGGTHGFVVGHITPEAQVGGVLAVIKNGDEIEIDAEKRVLNLKVDAQEIEKRLRAWKAPAYKVSKGTLYKYIKLVSSASEGCVTDE, encoded by the coding sequence ATGTCTAAAATTTTAAACAAATACAGTTCCCGTCTCACCCAAGATAAAAACCAACCCGCCTCCCAGGCCATGCTTTATGGCCTTGGGCTGACCGAAGAAGACCTGGCTAAACCTTTTATCGGCATTGCCTCTACAGGTTATGAGGGAAACACCTGTAACATGCATCTGAACGATTTGGCGAAACTCTGCAAGCAGAGTTGCACGGATGCCGGTCTGGTGGGTTTGATTTTCCATTCTATTGGAGTGAGTGATGGAATTTCGATGGGGACTGAAGGGATGAATTTCTCTTTGCAATCGCGAGAAATTATTGCGGACTCGATCGAAACCGTGATGGCCGCGCATTGGTATGACGCCAATATCTCGGTGGTGGGTTGTGACAAAAATATGCCTGGGTCTATCATTGCGGTGGGACGCCTCAATCGTCCCTCCATCATGGTTTATGGTGGGACCATCAGCCCGGGAAAATTTCATGATAAAATTTTGGATATTGTTTCGGCCTTTGAAGGCTTAGGCGAATATGTGGCTGGCAAAATCGACGAAAAAGAATTGAAAGGGGTATTGCAACATGCCTGTCCCGGCGCAGGCGCTTGCGGCGGCATGTACACGGCCAACACCATGGCTTCGGCCATTGAAACGTTGGGGATGAGTTTGCCTTATTCGTCTTCTTATCCTGCCACCAGCCCTGAAAAGAAAGAGGAGTGTTTAAAACGCGTGGGCGCTGCGATTCGTGTTCTTTTAGAAAAAAATATTACCCCTTCTCAAATCATCACCCAAAAATCCATGGAGAATGCCATCACCATGGTTATGGCCCTGGGAGGATCTACCAATGCGGTGTTGCACATGATTGCCATTGCAAAATCGGTGGGCCTCAAATTGACCCTCGATGATTTTCAGCGCATCAGCGACAAGACGCCCTTTATTGCCGATCTTAAACCCAGCGGGAAATATGTGATGGAAGATTTATGTAAAGTGGGTGGAGTGCCTGCCGTTCAAAAACTTTTGCTCAAAGAAGGATTTTTACATGGCGATTGCCTGACCGTTACGGGAAAGACCCTGGCTGAAAATCTGGAAACTTGTCCGGATTTGCCCGAGGATCAAAAGGTGATTGTTCCCTTGTCGGACCCCATTAAAAAAACAGGGCATCTTCAGATTTTATACGGAAATATTTCTCCTGAAGGATCCGTGGCCAAGATTACAGGGAAAGAAGGCTTGTCCTTCACGGGCAAAGCCAACGTCTTTGAGAGTGAAGAGGAAGCCTGCGAGGCATTGCTCGCCAAGAAGATTAAAAAGGGCGATGCGATTGTCCTTCGCTACGAAGGCCCCAAAGGTGGGCCAGGGATGCAGGAGATGTTAAAGGTGACGGCACTCGTGATGGGGGCTGAGTTGGGAAACGATGTGGCTTTAATTACCGATGGCCGCTTTTCTGGTGGAACCCACGGCTTTGTGGTAGGGCACATTACACCGGAAGCCCAGGTGGGTGGGGTGCTTGCTGTGATCAAAAATGGAGATGAAATTGAAATTGATGCGGAGAAACGTGTGCTCAATTTGAAAGTGGATGCTCAAGAAATTGAAAAACGTCTTCGAGCCTGGAAAGCCCCTGCCTACAAAGTTTCGAAGGGGACACTTTATAAATATATTAAATTGGTATCCTCTGCTTCAGAGGGTTGTGTGACGGATGAGTAG
- a CDS encoding type II toxin-antitoxin system RelE/ParE family toxin, with protein MKIKLKASAEKDLLEIYSWYESQRLGLGKSFLIAFEAKLNLIARNPFLFQKFYKNVYRVFLDRFPYQIFYSSQDNLLTVLGVFHFKRSEAYWKQRVK; from the coding sequence GTGAAAATTAAATTAAAAGCCTCTGCTGAAAAAGATTTATTAGAAATTTATAGCTGGTACGAATCGCAGCGTCTTGGTTTGGGTAAAAGTTTTCTTATTGCCTTTGAGGCTAAACTGAATCTAATTGCCAGGAATCCTTTTCTGTTTCAAAAATTTTACAAAAATGTTTATCGAGTTTTTCTAGATAGATTTCCCTATCAAATTTTTTATTCTAGCCAGGACAATCTTCTTACAGTCCTTGGCGTATTTCATTTCAAACGCAGTGAAGCGTATTGGAAACAAAGAGTTAAATAA
- a CDS encoding addiction module protein, translating to MRSTHLYHLENLSTAEKIQLVEDLWDEIAEHSEEFPLSASQKEELDRRIAEHEMYPEEGSSWEEVKQRIKGEN from the coding sequence ATGAGATCTACTCATTTGTATCATTTGGAAAACTTAAGTACGGCTGAAAAAATTCAGCTTGTGGAAGATCTCTGGGATGAAATTGCAGAGCACTCCGAAGAATTTCCTTTAAGCGCTTCACAAAAAGAAGAATTAGATAGACGCATTGCAGAGCATGAAATGTATCCTGAGGAAGGTTCGAGCTGGGAGGAAGTAAAGCAGAGGATTAAAGGTGAAAATTAA
- a CDS encoding MBL fold metallo-hydrolase produces MQEILEIIPVGPFQCNCIILGDPQTKEAIVIDPGDEVEAILDRVKKHGLCVKNILHTHTHIDHIGGTTALQKATNARVMLHKADLPLYEKMDMQGRFLGLPPSKIQTPVAPDEFLKEGQQIEAGNIRGTVLHTPGHTPGSCGFYFPHLDQKGILFPGDTLFAGSIGRTDLWQGDYDQEIQSIKKKYLILPDQTIVVPGHGPNTNIGQEKQSNPFLN; encoded by the coding sequence ATGCAAGAAATTCTCGAAATCATTCCCGTTGGGCCCTTTCAATGCAATTGCATTATCCTGGGAGACCCTCAAACCAAAGAAGCCATCGTGATTGATCCCGGAGATGAAGTGGAAGCGATTTTGGACCGCGTCAAAAAACATGGGCTCTGCGTCAAAAATATTTTACACACGCACACCCACATTGATCACATCGGCGGCACCACTGCCTTGCAAAAGGCCACCAACGCCCGTGTGATGCTGCACAAGGCAGATCTCCCTCTTTATGAAAAAATGGACATGCAAGGCAGGTTTTTAGGACTTCCTCCCAGCAAAATTCAAACACCCGTGGCCCCAGATGAATTTTTGAAGGAGGGCCAGCAAATCGAGGCGGGAAACATCCGAGGGACAGTTCTCCACACGCCAGGCCACACCCCCGGTTCTTGCGGATTTTACTTTCCTCACCTCGATCAAAAAGGGATTTTGTTTCCCGGCGACACTTTATTTGCAGGCAGCATTGGTCGCACCGATTTATGGCAGGGGGATTACGATCAGGAAATTCAATCCATCAAAAAGAAATATTTAATCTTGCCTGATCAAACTATTGTAGTTCCAGGACATGGCCCCAACACCAATATTGGACAGGAAAAACAGAGCAACCCTTTTTTAAATTAA
- a CDS encoding cytochrome c: protein MKKIILSFLIVGVVSFSISCEKTADVAAGKAKFDQNCAPCHGSSGKGDGPAAAVLNPKPRNFTDQAYMSKRTNAQLSAVIKNGGAANGFSAMMAPWAGVLSDADIANVVAYVRTLK from the coding sequence ATGAAAAAAATTATTCTGAGTTTTTTAATAGTGGGGGTGGTCAGTTTTAGTATTTCCTGTGAGAAGACTGCTGATGTAGCTGCGGGAAAGGCCAAGTTTGATCAGAACTGTGCCCCCTGTCATGGGTCTAGTGGGAAAGGGGATGGGCCTGCAGCGGCCGTACTCAATCCAAAACCCAGAAATTTTACGGATCAGGCCTATATGAGTAAAAGGACGAATGCCCAACTGAGTGCAGTAATCAAAAATGGTGGAGCCGCCAACGGATTTTCAGCCATGATGGCGCCTTGGGCTGGCGTTCTTTCGGATGCAGATATTGCCAATGTGGTGGCTTATGTTAGGACATTGAAGTAA
- a CDS encoding thiolase family protein has translation MQDVVIVSAVRSPMGRANKGNFINLRIDDLGAAVVKEAVARVKNLNPNEIEDVVVGCAMPEGEQGMNVARNISFLAGLPITASAVTVNRFCASSLQAIMDAARAIMVGDGEVFVAAGVESMSHVPMGGFNPSLNPKLMQAGMPEAYISMGITAENVAEKYKITRQAMDEFAAESHQKAVAAIKAGKFKNEIVGIDVNGKLVIEDEGPRADSTLEKLSTLKPVFKKEGSVTAGNSSPLTDGAAAVVLMSAERAKALGIKPLARIHAMAVAGCAPELMGIGPVPAVQKVLKRAGKTVNDIDIVELNEAFAAQGLAVLHELGIDRKRVNPNGGAIALGHPLGCSGARIMATLVNDLFTYDKKWGLETMCIGGGQGAACIIERL, from the coding sequence TTGCAAGATGTAGTCATCGTCAGTGCGGTGCGTTCCCCTATGGGCCGTGCCAATAAGGGTAATTTTATTAATCTGAGAATCGACGACCTGGGTGCTGCGGTCGTAAAAGAAGCGGTGGCTCGGGTGAAGAACCTGAATCCCAACGAGATTGAAGATGTCGTTGTGGGTTGTGCGATGCCCGAGGGTGAGCAAGGTATGAACGTGGCCCGTAACATCAGTTTCCTGGCAGGCCTTCCCATTACTGCTTCGGCTGTCACGGTAAATCGTTTCTGTGCTTCTTCTTTACAAGCGATTATGGATGCCGCGCGAGCCATTATGGTGGGCGATGGCGAGGTGTTTGTGGCGGCGGGGGTCGAAAGCATGTCTCATGTGCCTATGGGGGGCTTCAATCCTTCTTTAAATCCAAAACTCATGCAGGCCGGTATGCCTGAGGCCTATATCAGCATGGGAATTACAGCAGAGAACGTGGCTGAAAAATATAAGATCACCCGTCAGGCTATGGATGAATTCGCTGCAGAGAGTCATCAAAAAGCAGTCGCGGCCATCAAAGCCGGCAAATTTAAAAACGAAATTGTGGGCATTGATGTGAATGGAAAATTGGTGATCGAAGACGAAGGTCCTCGCGCCGACTCTACGCTTGAAAAACTCTCCACCTTAAAACCCGTGTTCAAAAAAGAGGGTTCTGTCACCGCTGGAAACTCTTCTCCTCTTACTGACGGTGCCGCCGCAGTGGTGCTGATGAGTGCAGAAAGAGCAAAGGCCTTGGGGATTAAACCCCTGGCTCGTATCCATGCGATGGCCGTTGCCGGTTGTGCCCCAGAGCTGATGGGGATTGGACCTGTGCCTGCGGTTCAGAAAGTTTTAAAGCGTGCCGGAAAAACCGTAAATGACATTGATATTGTAGAACTCAATGAGGCCTTTGCCGCGCAAGGGCTGGCCGTATTGCATGAATTGGGAATCGATAGAAAAAGAGTAAACCCCAACGGAGGTGCCATTGCTCTAGGACATCCTCTAGGATGCTCCGGTGCCCGTATTATGGCAACCCTGGTCAACGACCTCTTCACCTATGATAAAAAATGGGGCTTGGAGACTATGTGTATTGGGGGTGGCCAAGGGGCTGCTTGCATTATTGAGAGGCTTTAA
- a CDS encoding enoyl-CoA hydratase/isomerase family protein — MTQIKKVGVLGAGVMGHGIAAHLAGAGISSLLLDIVPPQFTEEDAKLGLKPSDAKFRNKFALAGIEAIKKSKPSVIYSQRDLKLITPGNFEDDWNQLRDCDWIVEVVVERLDIKQKVFARVEEVMKDSTIISSNTSGILLKAMAEGRSEKFRKNFLLTHFFNPVRYLKLVELVSSKDTKPEVISTMVHFLEDVLGKGVVYAKDTPNFIANRIGTFAFMSGFKNVIGGGYTIEEADKILGPALGKPKSAMFRTADLVGIDTLAHVVQNNYDGCPDDDSREFFKMPEVVNKMIANKWLGDKTKQGFFKKTKNAAGKTELLSFDLKTGDYRPKQKVEIESIGAVKDIEDVRARVKAFINSKDRGGELAWKVTRDTLIYAAKRIPEIADDIVNVDNAMKWGFNWDIGPFEVLDALGLKEVADRIAKDGLEVPPLFKQVLEKGEGKFYKREKGNTLYFELKSNSHKAIPKKANVLFLKDIKEQTKVLASNDSASLIDIGDGVICLEFHSKMNAIDADIGQMGLKGLEIIKQEGYKGMVITNEGQNFSVGANLMMLWLESQQKNWSNIEKMVKDFQDLCMAFKYSSKPIVAAPFGMTLGGGCEVCMGSDAVRAYAETYIGLVEVGAGLIPGGGGCKNMLLNSEASLRRKGQKVWASQGDGGPFPKVQKSFEKIGFAKVATSAKEGIEFDYLKPTDKITLNKDSLLFDAKQDVLELAKNYVQGTPREDILVPGVGGKMAMLSAIRGFILQGMISEHDGLIAEQLAHVFCGGDVPTQRLMSEQNILDLEREAFLRLCGTEKSQARMQSLLMTGKPLRN; from the coding sequence ATGACACAAATTAAAAAAGTAGGCGTACTCGGTGCAGGCGTCATGGGGCATGGAATTGCCGCTCATCTTGCGGGCGCTGGAATTTCCAGTTTGCTCCTGGATATTGTCCCTCCCCAATTTACCGAGGAAGATGCAAAGCTGGGGCTCAAACCATCCGATGCAAAATTTAGAAATAAATTTGCCTTGGCCGGAATTGAGGCCATCAAAAAATCAAAACCTTCTGTCATCTATTCGCAACGCGATTTAAAGCTCATTACTCCCGGAAACTTTGAAGACGATTGGAATCAATTAAGAGACTGCGATTGGATTGTGGAAGTCGTTGTAGAACGCCTGGACATCAAGCAAAAGGTATTTGCGCGGGTGGAAGAAGTGATGAAAGACAGCACCATCATCAGCTCAAACACTTCGGGAATTTTGCTCAAGGCCATGGCGGAAGGTCGTTCCGAAAAATTCAGAAAGAATTTTTTACTCACCCACTTTTTTAATCCGGTTCGCTATCTCAAATTGGTGGAACTGGTTTCCTCGAAAGACACCAAGCCCGAAGTCATCAGCACCATGGTGCACTTTCTGGAAGATGTGCTGGGCAAAGGCGTGGTGTATGCGAAAGATACGCCCAATTTTATTGCCAACCGCATTGGAACCTTCGCCTTCATGAGTGGCTTTAAAAATGTCATTGGGGGCGGCTACACCATTGAAGAGGCCGATAAAATTCTGGGCCCTGCACTCGGCAAACCCAAATCGGCCATGTTTAGAACCGCCGATCTGGTGGGCATCGATACCCTGGCCCATGTAGTTCAGAACAACTACGATGGCTGTCCCGACGACGATTCCCGCGAGTTCTTTAAGATGCCTGAAGTGGTCAATAAAATGATCGCCAACAAATGGCTGGGCGATAAGACCAAGCAGGGTTTTTTCAAGAAAACGAAAAATGCAGCGGGCAAAACGGAACTCCTCTCCTTCGATTTGAAGACAGGCGATTACCGACCCAAACAAAAAGTGGAAATTGAATCGATTGGCGCGGTGAAAGATATTGAAGATGTTCGTGCACGCGTCAAGGCCTTCATCAACAGTAAAGACCGAGGCGGAGAGTTGGCCTGGAAAGTCACACGAGACACCTTGATTTATGCCGCCAAACGAATTCCTGAAATAGCCGATGACATTGTGAACGTCGACAATGCCATGAAATGGGGTTTCAACTGGGATATTGGACCTTTTGAAGTGCTCGATGCCTTGGGCCTGAAAGAAGTGGCCGATCGAATTGCGAAGGACGGCCTGGAAGTCCCTCCCCTCTTCAAACAAGTGTTGGAAAAAGGCGAGGGCAAATTCTACAAGCGCGAAAAAGGGAACACTTTGTATTTTGAGTTGAAGAGTAACAGCCATAAAGCGATCCCCAAAAAAGCAAATGTGTTGTTCTTAAAAGATATTAAAGAACAGACCAAGGTACTGGCCAGCAATGATTCTGCCTCGCTGATTGACATTGGCGATGGGGTCATCTGCCTCGAATTCCACTCCAAAATGAACGCCATCGATGCCGACATCGGCCAGATGGGTCTCAAGGGTTTGGAAATCATCAAGCAAGAGGGTTACAAGGGAATGGTGATTACCAACGAAGGCCAAAACTTCTCGGTAGGGGCCAACCTGATGATGTTGTGGTTGGAATCTCAGCAGAAAAACTGGAGCAACATCGAAAAGATGGTGAAAGATTTTCAAGACCTCTGCATGGCCTTCAAATATTCTTCCAAACCTATTGTCGCTGCCCCTTTCGGCATGACCCTGGGTGGCGGTTGTGAAGTGTGTATGGGTTCTGACGCCGTTCGTGCCTATGCCGAAACTTACATTGGTTTGGTGGAAGTAGGCGCGGGGCTTATCCCAGGCGGTGGTGGATGTAAAAACATGTTACTCAATTCGGAAGCTTCACTTCGTCGCAAAGGCCAGAAGGTATGGGCCTCTCAAGGCGATGGAGGGCCTTTCCCCAAGGTACAGAAATCCTTTGAAAAAATCGGCTTCGCCAAAGTGGCCACCTCTGCCAAAGAAGGCATTGAGTTTGATTATCTGAAACCTACAGATAAAATCACCTTGAACAAAGACAGTTTGTTGTTTGATGCCAAACAGGATGTTTTGGAACTGGCTAAAAATTATGTACAAGGCACACCCAGAGAAGACATTCTGGTCCCCGGCGTGGGGGGTAAAATGGCCATGCTCTCAGCCATTCGAGGATTCATCCTTCAAGGGATGATTTCCGAACACGACGGATTAATCGCAGAACAGCTAGCTCACGTCTTCTGCGGGGGAGATGTCCCTACCCAGCGTTTGATGAGTGAACAAAATATTCTGGATTTGGAACGTGAGGCCTTCTTGCGTTTGTGTGGCACTGAGAAATCACAGGCCAGAATGCAATCGCTGCTGATGACGGGAAAGCCGTTGAGGAATTAA
- a CDS encoding hemerythrin family protein — translation MALIVWNSEYSVGVKSIDEQHKKLVGFVNELNDAMLTGKGRPVLDKILQELITHTAAHFEDEDLFMHQAECSDYLAHIAEHKQLVKEILAYQKKFREGGVTINPNIMEFFRNWLTTHILKSDKKSFAQMNSKGIV, via the coding sequence ATGGCTCTTATTGTATGGAATTCAGAATATAGTGTTGGCGTCAAGTCAATCGACGAACAGCATAAAAAACTGGTCGGTTTCGTCAACGAGTTGAACGATGCCATGTTGACAGGCAAAGGGCGACCGGTCCTGGATAAAATCCTCCAGGAACTTATTACCCACACTGCAGCTCATTTTGAGGACGAAGATCTGTTCATGCACCAGGCTGAATGTTCAGACTATTTGGCTCACATTGCTGAGCACAAACAGCTTGTGAAGGAGATTCTTGCCTATCAGAAGAAGTTTAGGGAAGGGGGAGTCACGATTAATCCTAACATCATGGAATTTTTTAGAAATTGGCTGACCACTCATATTCTAAAATCGGATAAAAAATCTTTTGCTCAAATGAACAGCAAGGGAATTGTATAG